Proteins encoded by one window of Vitis riparia cultivar Riparia Gloire de Montpellier isolate 1030 chromosome 11, EGFV_Vit.rip_1.0, whole genome shotgun sequence:
- the LOC117925409 gene encoding uncharacterized protein LOC117925409 — translation MNNIVEYEACILGLETTLEMGIRQIEVFGDSNLVLRHIQGDWRTRDVKLRSYHAYLELLVGRFDDLRYTHLPRVQNQFVDVLATLASSVDIPTVVVIRPLLIESRFAPVYYCLIGETKVQDDLPWYHDIYQLLRSNTYPEVATAKDRRALRQLATRFVICGDTLYR, via the coding sequence atgaacaacatagttGAGTATGAAGCTTGTATCCTTGGTCTAGAGACTACATTGGAGATGGGCATTAGACAGATTGAGGTATTCGGTGACTCCAATTTGGTACTCAGACATATTCAGGGTGATTGGAGGACTAGGGACGTAAAGCTTAGGTCATATCATGCTTATTTAGAGTTACTAGTTGGaagatttgatgacttgagatacACACATCTACCTAGAGTGCAAAACCAATTTGTTGATGTCTTAGCTACCTTAGCTTCTTCTGTAGACATTCCGACTGTTGTGGTTATACGTCCATTGCTGATTGAGTCGAGGTTTGCACCTGTTTACTATTGTTTGATTGGAGAGACAAAGGTTCAggatgatctaccttggtatcatgacatttatcagCTTCTTAGATCTAACACATACCCAGAGGTTGCCACAGCCAAGGATCGGAGGGCATTGAGGCAgttggccactagatttgtgatttgtggagatACTCTATATAGGTGA